Genomic DNA from Paenibacillus sp. KS-LC4:
TCTCCATCCACGATGATGGTAGGTTTGTTAATAGAAATAACGACTCACCGCTCGTTTCTGCTCTAGAATAGCGCCCTAAGTAAAGCGGATATGCTCCATAATCAGGCTTGCCGTTTCTTCGACCGCACGATGGGATACGTCAATAATGACACAACCCAGCTGCTTCATGATGGACTCCGCATAAAGCAGCTCCTTCTCGATGCGGTCTGTCGCCGCGTAAGATGCGCTGTTCGGCAGCCCAAGCGCCTTGAGCCGTTCCTTGCGAATAATGTTCAAATAGGGCACGCCAATCGTCAGCCCTATAATCTTCGCTTTCGGAACATTAAACAGCTCTGCGGGCGGCTTAAGTTCCGGTACGAGCGGAATATTCGCCACCTTGTATTTCTGGTGAGCTAAATACATAGATAACGGAGTCTTGGACGTTCGGGATACGCCGATGAGCACAATATCAGCTTTGAGTACACCCGAAGGATCCTTCGCATCATCGTAACGGACAGCAAATTCAACAGCGTCCACCTTGCGGAAATAATTTTCATCCAGCACATGGTTGAGACCCGGCTCCTGCCGCGACTGCTGTCCCGTCTTCACTTCTAGACTTTGGATGAGCGGGCCGAGCAGATCAATCGACACGATATCATATTGCTCTGCCAGCTTGCCCATCGCCTCGCGCAAATGCGGGATGACGAGCGTAAATAATACGATCGCACCCGCTTCCTGAGCTTGGCGGACTACCCGTTCAAGCCCCGTTACATCCGTAATGAATGGCGCTCTGCGGATATCCGTCTGAATCGGATGAAACTGTGCGACGGCAGCTCTTACAACTAGCTCGCCCGTATCGCCAGCTGCATCCGAAACGACATAAATAATGACATCTGTCATTGTTTTTGCCATATTTTATCATCCTCCCCTTCTTCATTAGAAGTTGTTTCGAAGATGAGCAATTCAACGATTGCTACGGTTATTTTCTGCGCTAGCCTATGACCAGACAAGCTTCGAATAATCCGCTACAACCGCTATATCTTCTGCAATTAAAGAGAGAGTCGCCAATCGGTTTGCACGTACCTTCTCATCTTCCGCCATAACCATTACAGCATCGAAATACGTATTAATTGGTGCTTTCAGCGCAGCAAGCTTCGCTGCAGCATTAGCAATTTCTCCTTCGGCAACAGCTTGCTGGAACGAAGCATGAACCGTCTGCCATTCCTTGTACAGAGCCGATTCAGCTGGCTCCGCAAACAACGCTTCGTCTACATCCTTAGTCGTTGCTTTGGCAGCCAAATTGCTAACGCGGTTGAAAGCATCGACAATAAGCTTAAACGCTGCGCGGTCTTCGCCGGAAGCTTGTGCATTTAATAAAGCTGCACGCTCCACTGTCAGCAGCAAATTGTTAAAGCCCGCACCCATTACAGCATCTACAACGTCATAACGAATCGATTGCTCAGACAACACATTTTTCACACGAAGCGCGAAAAATTCCGTTAAATCTTTGCGTACATCATCCGCACTGCGCTTCATGCCTCTTGCCTCATGAACTTCAAGCGCCGCATCAAACAAGTCGCTAAGCTGTAAATTCAGACGCTGTGCCAAAATAATTTGCACGACACCAGCCGCTTGACGGCGAAGAGCGTAAGGATCCTGAGAACCAGTTGGAATAATGCCAATGGAGAAGCAGCCCACAATCGTATCCAGCTTATCTGCAAGGCTCACAACTGCGCCAGTGATCGAGGCAGGGGCGCGATCTCCAGCAAAGCGCGGCTGATAATGCTCATTAATGGCAACAGCAACCGTCTCGTTCTCGCCTGCTTTACGGGCATAATCCTCGCCCATAATGCCTTGCAGCTCTGGAAACTCACCGACCATTTGGGTAACCAGGTCAAATTTGCATATATTAGCCGTACGGCTAATATGCGCTGCAGTAGCCGCATCCACCTGAAGCTTTGCTGCAAGTAAATCAGCCA
This window encodes:
- a CDS encoding pyruvate, water dikinase regulatory protein; the protein is MAKTMTDVIIYVVSDAAGDTGELVVRAAVAQFHPIQTDIRRAPFITDVTGLERVVRQAQEAGAIVLFTLVIPHLREAMGKLAEQYDIVSIDLLGPLIQSLEVKTGQQSRQEPGLNHVLDENYFRKVDAVEFAVRYDDAKDPSGVLKADIVLIGVSRTSKTPLSMYLAHQKYKVANIPLVPELKPPAELFNVPKAKIIGLTIGVPYLNIIRKERLKALGLPNSASYAATDRIEKELLYAESIMKQLGCVIIDVSHRAVEETASLIMEHIRFT